The window TCATGCGACTGCAAATAGAGAAGATTTTTCTGACTGGTTAGTGGAATTTATGCTAGAATTTTATCCAAAAACAATTCTTTATGTGGCGCCTCATTCTATTTTGGAAGAAAAATGTCAGTTGTATAAAATTCCATATTGGAAAGAAGGTTTTGCAGATCGTCTTTATGATAATGATGTTAAATTAGTATCGAGAACTGAACCTGATGCGTTGATTACTAATTATCAAACCGCTGCACGACAAATAGAGCAGATGGTAAAAGAGCAAAAGGTAACGTCAAATAAAGGTATCGAAACCAACTTGTCTATAGATACGATTTGTATTCATGGAGATAATTTGGAATTGACTAAAGACTTAGAGCAAGTAGTAGCG is drawn from Nonlabens dokdonensis DSW-6 and contains these coding sequences:
- a CDS encoding LamB/YcsF family protein — encoded protein: MITIDLNCDLGEGMKNDAMLMSHISSCNIACGGHYGDENSIALTLQLAVKHNVKAGAHPSFEDHENFGRVFRDISRSRFRESVTQQIHLFQETAQKVGVKMHHIKMHGALYHATANREDFSDWLVEFMLEFYPKTILYVAPHSILEEKCQLYKIPYWKEGFADRLYDNDVKLVSRTEPDALITNYQTAARQIEQMVKEQKVTSNKGIETNLSIDTICIHGDNLELTKDLEQVVAQLKSNHISIG